A single Streptococcus thermophilus DNA region contains:
- a CDS encoding PspC domain-containing protein, which translates to MIRKYGGKSYKKELRRDSNNKIIAGVCSGIANYLDIDPVIIRLIWAVAIFLLGIGFPFYIIC; encoded by the coding sequence ATAATAAGGAAATACGGAGGTAAATCATATAAAAAAGAACTCAGACGAGATTCAAACAACAAAATCATCGCCGGTGTTTGTTCTGGTATCGCCAATTATCTTGACATTGACCCTGTCATTATTCGCCTTATCTGGGCTGTAGCGATTTTCTTATTGGGAATAGGTTTTCCATTCTACATCATTTGTTAG
- the trhA gene encoding PAQR family membrane homeostasis protein TrhA, which produces MSNTATFNTSQNLKLSKKLSFGEEVANSVTHAVGAIAMLVLLPITAVHANNGYGMTAAVGMSVFVISLFLMFLSSAIYHAMDYNSPHKMVLRIIDHSMIYIAIAGSYTPVALSLVGGWLGYSIIILQWGTTIFGILYKIFAKKINEKFSLFLYLMMGWLVIFIIPAIVTKTGPAFWGLMLAGGLSYTVGAAFYAKKKTYFHMIWHLFIMLASTLQYMGIVYFMLP; this is translated from the coding sequence ATGTCTAATACTGCTACTTTTAACACTTCTCAAAACCTCAAACTCAGTAAAAAACTTAGCTTTGGTGAGGAAGTGGCAAACAGCGTGACACACGCTGTCGGCGCCATTGCCATGCTGGTCTTATTGCCAATTACTGCCGTTCATGCTAACAACGGCTACGGCATGACTGCTGCTGTCGGTATGTCCGTTTTTGTCATCAGCCTCTTCCTCATGTTCTTGAGCTCAGCTATCTATCATGCTATGGATTACAACTCACCTCACAAGATGGTTTTGAGAATTATTGATCACAGTATGATTTATATCGCCATTGCTGGAAGCTACACCCCTGTTGCACTCTCACTGGTTGGCGGATGGCTAGGCTATAGCATCATCATCCTCCAATGGGGAACAACGATTTTTGGGATTCTCTATAAAATCTTTGCTAAAAAAATCAATGAAAAATTCTCCCTCTTCCTCTATCTGATGATGGGATGGTTGGTTATCTTCATTATTCCAGCTATCGTCACTAAGACAGGGCCTGCCTTTTGGGGACTCATGCTTGCTGGAGGATTGTCATACACGGTTGGGGCAGCTTTTTATGCTAAGAAAAAAACATACTTCCACATGATTTGGCACCTCTTCATCATGCTGGCTTCAACTCTCCAATATATGGGGATTGTCTACTTCATGCTTCCTTAA
- a CDS encoding hydroxymethylglutaryl-CoA reductase, degradative: MTKLSWTGFSKKTLQERKEHLKNNALLSQENQDLLDNDQQLTLETANQMAENVIGRFTLPFAICPDVLVDGVTYQVPMVTEEPSVVAAASYASKLIKRSGGFTTKIHDRQMIGQVALFDVPDKATAASKIQAASQKLIDIAKEAYPSIVKRGGGPRKLWTETKGDFLIVYLAVDTQEAMGANMVNTMMEALVPELENLSEGQSLMAILSNLATESLVTATCRLNTRFLSRNKAEAHNFAKKMELASQLAQVDPYRAATHNKGIFNGIDALVIATGNDWRAVEAGCHAYASKDGSYRGLSTWTYNQETKELVGELTLPMPIATRGGSIGLNPSVSIAHDLLNHPDARTLAGIIVSLGLVQNLAALKALTSTGIQAGHMKLQAKSLALLAGANPEEMPHVLSELLKAKHMNQETAQAILEKLRNP; the protein is encoded by the coding sequence ATGACTAAACTCTCTTGGACTGGTTTTTCCAAGAAGACATTGCAAGAACGCAAAGAGCATTTGAAAAATAATGCTCTTTTGTCTCAGGAAAATCAAGACCTTCTGGATAATGACCAACAGCTTACTCTTGAAACAGCTAATCAAATGGCTGAAAATGTCATTGGTCGCTTTACACTTCCCTTCGCCATTTGCCCAGATGTATTGGTAGATGGCGTTACCTATCAGGTTCCCATGGTTACCGAGGAACCTTCAGTTGTGGCTGCTGCTTCCTATGCTAGCAAGCTCATCAAGCGTTCTGGTGGCTTTACAACCAAGATTCATGACCGGCAGATGATTGGGCAAGTAGCCCTCTTTGATGTCCCTGATAAAGCCACTGCGGCAAGTAAGATTCAAGCAGCTAGTCAGAAACTTATAGATATCGCCAAAGAAGCTTACCCTTCTATTGTTAAGCGTGGGGGTGGTCCTCGCAAGCTCTGGACTGAAACCAAGGGAGATTTCCTCATTGTCTACTTGGCAGTTGATACTCAAGAAGCCATGGGTGCCAATATGGTCAACACCATGATGGAAGCCCTGGTACCAGAATTAGAAAATCTCTCGGAAGGTCAAAGCCTCATGGCCATTCTCTCAAACCTAGCTACCGAAAGTCTTGTCACAGCTACCTGTCGTCTTAACACACGCTTTCTCAGTCGTAACAAGGCAGAGGCCCATAATTTTGCTAAAAAAATGGAACTGGCTAGCCAATTGGCCCAGGTCGACCCTTACCGAGCAGCTACCCATAATAAGGGAATTTTCAATGGTATCGACGCCCTAGTTATCGCGACTGGCAATGATTGGCGAGCAGTTGAGGCTGGGTGCCACGCCTATGCTAGCAAAGACGGAAGCTATCGTGGCCTATCGACATGGACCTATAATCAAGAAACTAAGGAACTGGTGGGAGAATTAACCCTACCAATGCCAATCGCGACCCGAGGTGGTTCTATTGGACTTAATCCGAGTGTATCAATCGCCCACGACTTGCTCAACCATCCAGATGCTAGAACCCTAGCAGGTATCATCGTCTCTCTTGGTTTGGTACAAAATCTTGCTGCTCTTAAAGCGCTTACCTCAACAGGTATCCAAGCAGGACATATGAAACTTCAGGCTAAATCTCTAGCTCTACTAGCTGGTGCTAATCCAGAAGAGATGCCTCACGTTTTGTCTGAGCTTCTCAAGGCCAAACATATGAATCAGGAAACTGCCCAAGCGATTTTGGAAAAACTCAGAAATCCTTAA
- a CDS encoding hydroxymethylglutaryl-CoA synthase, which produces MSIGIDKIGFATSQYVLNMADLALARGVDPEKFSKGLMLDATSITPITEDIVTLASDAAADILTDDDKKAIDMVIVATESSIDQSKAAAVYVHSLLNIQPFARSFEMKEACYAATAGLNYAKLHVAAHPNSKVLVIASDIARYGVGSSGESTQGAGAVAMLVSQNPRILELADDNVAQTRDVMDFWRPNYSSTPFVQGIYSNKQYLDSLKTTWVAYQERHQVDFADFAAFCLHLPYPKLALKGLNKIIPKDLNPENKERLTSNFEASITYSRQIGNIYTGSLYLGLLSLLEQSQNLKTGDKIGFFSYGSGAVSEIFSGRLVEGYKDMLRSDRLDIFAQRHNLSVADYEQLFYEEVQLDDTGSTQFNTYQTGPFRLTEISEHQRIYKGNQND; this is translated from the coding sequence ATGTCTATTGGAATTGACAAGATTGGGTTTGCGACCAGTCAATATGTTCTAAACATGGCGGATCTTGCTCTTGCTCGAGGGGTGGATCCTGAAAAATTCAGCAAGGGGCTGATGCTTGATGCAACCAGCATTACACCAATTACAGAAGATATCGTGACACTTGCATCTGACGCAGCCGCTGACATTTTAACTGACGACGACAAGAAGGCCATTGATATGGTCATTGTAGCTACTGAGTCTTCCATTGACCAATCAAAGGCTGCTGCAGTTTATGTCCATAGTCTTCTCAACATTCAACCATTTGCCCGTTCTTTTGAAATGAAGGAAGCTTGCTATGCAGCAACTGCTGGTCTTAACTACGCTAAATTGCACGTAGCAGCTCACCCGAATAGCAAGGTTCTGGTTATCGCTAGTGATATCGCCCGCTATGGTGTAGGATCCTCAGGTGAATCTACTCAGGGAGCTGGTGCCGTAGCCATGCTAGTCAGTCAGAATCCACGTATTTTAGAGCTTGCGGATGACAATGTGGCACAAACCCGTGATGTCATGGACTTCTGGCGTCCAAACTATAGTTCAACGCCATTTGTTCAAGGCATCTATTCAAACAAGCAGTACCTTGATAGTTTGAAGACAACTTGGGTAGCTTATCAAGAACGTCATCAAGTCGATTTTGCTGATTTTGCAGCTTTTTGCCTTCACCTTCCTTATCCTAAATTGGCTCTTAAGGGACTTAATAAGATTATTCCCAAAGATTTGAATCCAGAGAATAAAGAGCGTCTCACAAGTAACTTCGAAGCTTCTATTACCTATAGTCGACAAATCGGAAATATCTATACAGGATCACTTTATCTTGGACTTCTTTCTTTGCTTGAACAGTCACAAAATCTTAAAACAGGAGATAAGATAGGCTTCTTTTCTTATGGTTCTGGAGCCGTCTCTGAAATTTTCTCCGGTCGTTTAGTGGAAGGCTACAAAGACATGCTTCGTTCTGATCGTCTAGATATCTTTGCCCAACGCCATAACTTGAGCGTTGCTGACTATGAGCAACTTTTCTATGAAGAGGTTCAATTGGATGACACTGGCTCAACCCAATTCAATACTTATCAAACTGGACCTTTCCGTTTGACTGAAATCTCTGAACATCAACGTATCTATAAAGGAAATCAAAATGACTAA
- a CDS encoding thymidylate synthase, whose protein sequence is MTKADTIFKENITKIMEEGVWSEQARPKYKDGTTANSKYITGSFAEYDLSKGEFPITTLRPIAIKSAIKEVFWIYQDQTNSLDVLEDKYNVHYWNDWEVEGVPANNGDKRSIGQRYGAVVKKHDIINRLLAQLEANPWNRRNVISLWDYEAFEETAGLQPCAFQTMFDVRRVGEDVYLDATLTQRSNDMLVAHHINAMQYVALQMMIAKHFGWKVGKFFYFINNLHIYDNQFEQAEELLKRQPSDCQPRLVLNVPDETNFFDIKPEDFELVDYYPVKPQLKFDLAI, encoded by the coding sequence ATGACGAAAGCAGACACTATTTTTAAAGAAAATATCACTAAAATCATGGAAGAGGGAGTTTGGTCAGAGCAAGCACGTCCTAAATACAAGGATGGCACAACAGCCAATTCCAAATACATCACAGGGTCTTTTGCAGAATATGATTTGAGCAAGGGAGAGTTTCCAATTACGACTCTGCGTCCCATTGCTATCAAATCTGCCATCAAAGAAGTGTTCTGGATCTATCAAGACCAGACAAATAGCCTAGATGTGCTTGAAGATAAGTATAATGTTCATTATTGGAATGACTGGGAAGTTGAAGGCGTCCCTGCTAATAATGGGGACAAGCGTTCAATCGGTCAGCGTTATGGGGCAGTCGTTAAGAAGCACGATATTATTAATCGTTTGTTAGCACAGTTAGAAGCCAATCCTTGGAATCGCCGTAATGTCATTTCCCTTTGGGATTACGAGGCCTTCGAGGAGACAGCTGGACTTCAGCCTTGCGCCTTCCAGACCATGTTTGATGTTCGTCGTGTGGGTGAGGACGTTTATTTGGATGCCACTTTGACGCAGCGCTCAAACGATATGTTGGTGGCCCATCACATTAATGCTATGCAGTATGTGGCACTTCAGATGATGATTGCCAAGCATTTTGGTTGGAAAGTTGGTAAATTCTTTTATTTCATCAACAACCTCCATATCTATGACAATCAATTTGAACAAGCTGAGGAACTCCTCAAGCGTCAGCCGTCTGATTGTCAACCACGCTTGGTCCTCAATGTTCCTGATGAAACTAATTTCTTTGATATCAAACCAGAAGATTTTGAATTGGTGGACTATTATCCTGTTAAACCTCAACTCAAATTTGACTTAGCAATTTAA
- a CDS encoding dihydrofolate reductase codes for MSKQIIAIWAEARNHVIGKNHTMPWHLPAELAHFKKTTMGSAILMGRVTFDGMNRRCLPGRETLILTRDKDFDCEEVTTVTSVEEALAWFEQQDKDLYIAGGASVYKAFDGHYDMLIKTTIEADLEGDTYFPQLDTTAFKEVSRDRVPKNEKNAYDFSISRYEKEGD; via the coding sequence GTGTCTAAACAAATCATTGCTATTTGGGCGGAAGCTCGTAACCATGTTATTGGGAAGAATCACACCATGCCGTGGCACTTGCCTGCTGAACTGGCACATTTCAAGAAAACGACCATGGGTTCAGCAATTCTTATGGGACGTGTGACCTTTGATGGCATGAACCGTCGTTGCCTCCCAGGACGTGAAACCTTAATTCTAACACGAGACAAGGACTTCGACTGTGAGGAAGTAACGACCGTTACGAGTGTTGAGGAAGCTCTAGCTTGGTTTGAACAGCAAGATAAGGATCTCTATATTGCTGGTGGTGCTAGTGTCTACAAGGCTTTTGATGGACATTATGATATGCTCATCAAAACAACTATTGAGGCTGATTTAGAGGGAGACACATATTTTCCACAACTAGATACGACGGCATTTAAAGAGGTATCGCGTGACCGCGTGCCCAAGAATGAAAAAAATGCCTATGACTTTAGTATAAGTCGCTATGAAAAAGAAGGGGACTAG